One window from the genome of Diorhabda sublineata isolate icDioSubl1.1 chromosome 10, icDioSubl1.1, whole genome shotgun sequence encodes:
- the LOC130449361 gene encoding collagen alpha-1(III) chain-like, which produces MHLSGMEILVISATFLTQSFVYGQMGGGKNRGFGYCMMRGPPGMSQMSGGQGYGQMGGPPGMSSMGGPPGMSSMGGPPGMSSMGGPPGMSQMSGGQGFGQMGGPPGMSSMGGSSGMSQMSGGQGFGQMGGPPGMSSMGGPPGMSQMSGGQGFGQMGGPPGMSSMGGSSGMSQMSGGQGSGQMGGPPGMSSMGGPPGMSQMSGGQGFGQMGGPPGMSSMNNDQGSAQGQGGGSIESTTDGQ; this is translated from the exons atgcaTCTATCGGGTATGGAAATTTTAGTCATCTCGGCCACATTTTTG ACGCAATCTTTTGTTTATGGTCAAATGGGTGGGGGAAAGAATAGAGGCTTTGGATATTGTATGATGAGAGGTCCTCCCGGAATGTCACAAATGAGTGGTGGTCAAGGATATGGACAAATGGGCGGCCCTCCCGGAATGTCATCAATGGGCGGCCCTCCCGGAATGTCATCAATGGGCGGCCCTCCCGGAATGTCATCAATGGGAGGTCCTCCTGGAATGTCACAAATGAGTGGAGGTCAAGGATTTGGACAAATGGGTGGTCCTCCCGGAATGTCATCAATGGGTGGTTCTTCTGGAATGTCACAAATGAGTGGAGGTCAAGGATTTGGACAAATGGGAGGTCCTCCCGGAATGTCATCAATGGGAGGTCCTCCTGGAATGTCACAAATGAGTGGAGGTCAAGGATTTGGACAAATGGGAGGTCCTCCTGGAATGTCATCAATGGGTGGTTCTTCTGGAATGTCACAAATGAGTGGTGGTCAAGGATCTGGACAAATGGGAGGTCCTCCTGGAATGTCATCAATGGGAGGTCCTCCCGGAATGTCACAAATGAGTGGAGGTCAAGGATTTGGACAAATGGGTGGTCCTCCTGGAATGTCGTCAATGAATAATGATCAAGGATCAGCACAGGGCCAGGGAGGTGGTTCAATAGAAAGCACAACGGATGGGCAGTGA